In Gambusia affinis linkage group LG08, SWU_Gaff_1.0, whole genome shotgun sequence, a single window of DNA contains:
- the armc10 gene encoding armadillo repeat-containing protein 10, whose amino-acid sequence MGDGSVVPRLGSMKALLGIVAGAGASYGLYKLISGQVFKKTKKNPHNESPSVKSSQQGGIKLRPGSLLAKVSGLDVVCARPDDATSGEIVHQSPNKLELHHLKILLSRLQTIDDVSNRAQFLLTLGNAAAFTINQNQIRELEGIPVIAGFLSDPAPEVRVQALNALNNLCMNIENQEQIKLYVPQVLELIEMSAVNSDLQLGALRLLTNLSVTDKHQHLLKGSVTLLLSLLVVSSEALQVQTLKVLVNLSSNPDMMDDIVQAQAPASVLLLFDERTSPAVLLRLLTFVGNLKAWRPSAQVADELRRKQDCLFRVMLDESSQLHSKLVRLLSHPAGEIQAQVARVLT is encoded by the exons ATGGGTGATGGCAGTGTTGTCCCAAGGCTCGGAAGCATGAAGGCTCTGCTGGGAATTGTTGCGGGTGCTGGCGCTTCTTACGGACTGTACAAACTTATAAGCGGACAAGTTTTcaagaaaaccaagaaaaatcCCCATAACGAAAGTCCCAGCGTGAAGAGCAGCCAGCAGGGTGGGATTAAGCTACGGCCGGGGAGTCTGCTAGCGAAAGTATCCGGACTGGATGTAGTCTGTGCCCGTCCAGATGATGCTACATcag gAGAGATCGTCCATCAATCCCCCAACAAACTGGAGTTACATCACTTGAAGATACTGCTGTCACGTTTGCAGACCATCGATGATGTATCTAATCGGGCTCAGTTTCTTCTCACGTTGGGAAATGCTGCTGCCTTCACCATAAATCAG AACCAAATTCGTGAATTAGAAGGGATTCCTGTCATAGCTGGCTTCCTTTCTGATCCTGCTCCAGAGGTTAGAGTGCAAGCTCTGAATGCTTTAAATAACTTGTGTATGAACATCGAAAACCAGGAGCAAATAAAG CTTTATGTGCCACAAGTGCTGGAACTGATTGAAATGTCGGCAGTGAACTCTGACCTTCAGCTGGGTGCTTTGCGGCTGCTGACAAACCTCTCAGTCACAGACAAACATCAGCATTTGCTGAAGGGATCGGTCACTCTTTTATTGTCTCTGCTGGTTGTCAGCAGTGAAGCATTACAG gtTCAGACCTTGAAGGTTCTTGTTAATTTATCATCTAATCCAGATATGATGGATGACATAGTTCAAGCTCAG GCTCCTGCTTCTGTGCTGCTTCTCTTTGATGAACGAACGTCTCCGGCCGTGCTGCTGCGACTGCTAACCTTTGTAGGGAACTTGAAGGCCTGGAGGCCCTCTGCACAGGTGGCTGACGAACTTAGACGAAAACAGGACTGTCTGTTCCGGGTCATGCTGGATGAATCCTCCCAGTTGCACAGCAAACTTGTCCGGCTGCTTTCACACCCCGCTGGGGAGATTCAGGCCCAAGTAGCTCGTGTACTGACCTAG